GAATTTCTTGGACTGGTGCATGAAGTGAAATTGCTAAGTTCAGACCTGGAAGATCACTATGAAGCTTTTTGATAGCATGAATAATGCCGACCTACAGAAGATTAGATGAACAACTGATAGACCAGTAAGCCAAATGCTTGTAGCAATTGCCAACTACATCATTACTAATGCAACTATGATTGACCCCCACTCAACGAAAGAAGCAAAAGAGTATTACGTACTACCCAATTTACTAAGATCCACCAAATCTAAAAACTACAAAACTTTGATTATATAATCAAATAGAATAGCATGAGAAAGTTAATAAGATCCACCATATCTGAATGTTTTGGCAGATAAAAGATCTTAGACAAAATGGTAGTTTTCGATGCCTACCGTCGACACAGTAATTTTCTTTGGCGACAAGTGAAATGGCGATCCAGTCATGACATGAATCGCTTCCACTAAGGAACCATAGTTATTCAACGGTTCTCCCATTCCCTGACAGAATACACAAAATCAAAGAGTTCAACATTCAACGGTTCCCATATTTCCTCCATATCTATATCATTCAATAACAATCACAAATGaagtaaagaaaaaacaattacCATGAACACAATATTGCGTATAGGCGAAATGCGAGAAGCATGAACCAGTTGCTCCACAATCTCCCCCGATGTCAGATTGCTCTTAAACCCCATACTCCCGGTAGCACAGAAAGTACAACCCATTTTGCAACCAACCTATACACATCAACATAAACATTCAGTACCAGAAATTTCGAcacgaaaacaaaaaatttcaaaactttgatACCTGAGATGATACACACAAGGTGGACCTAGGACCACCAGGGCGGGGCTTGCCGTCATACTTTCCCAAGCGGCTGTCATATCGCATAATCACAGCCTCCACAAGAGCCCCAttctaacaaaaacaaaataatgtgaGAATTTTTTTCACAGCGGCATTTTATCAAACAGTTTGTGTGGAGCGTAAGAAATTGGGCAAACCTGGAGTTTTATGAGGAGCTTGGTGGTGAGTTGGTCTGAGGAGTCCATGACCTTGTGGACGGAGGaggttagggttttgaatttggAGTTCAGGAGAGGGTACGCTGCCGAGGGCAAAGATGGAATTTGGTCGAATTGGGCATCGGGGTTTTGGATCACCTGCTTCCATATGTAGGGGATCAAGCTGGGCTTGACCCCGGAATTTTCCAATTCCGATTTCAGCTCTCCGGCGTCGAAGATTGATCGAAACGCCGTCGTATTTCGCGCGCTTTGCATAGTTTTGAATGCTGGTTTGGGTGTTGCCGCAACGGAATCGGAGTGTGGCTTATGGCTCTGTTGGGAAATCATCCGTCGGGGAAGGAAACCGTGAAAGAGCGtctgaaaaataaattaaaacgaCGTCAGGTTGCCCCTTGTGTGAAAGTTTATGGCCcaatcagaaaataaaaaaagatttaCCTGTACTTCTAGGAGAAATTCTAAGGTCCGGAAATCGAATGACTCATTTCATACGCCACAAAGAAAAAAGGGATTTGATTATAAACAGTGTTTGAAATTTATcttcaccatcaagatggttcttgaaattgaaaattaatcaatgtagtatttgaaaatagttgtagcaaatcaatgtggttttGCCGTGACAATTCTGTTCAAAATTCGGTTAAATGTTGATGTGTCACATAAATGAGCCCCACAATATTTACagatttttattacaaatgatccctgaaattgactcacaccatcaagatgatcCCTAAAAGTGACCCACAGCATGAAGATGGTCGCTAAAATGAAAAATCGAttaatgtagtccttgaaaatagatgtcgcaaatcaatatgatctgCAACAATAGAATTAATTGAAAATAGGcgtccctaatttttttttttttttttatgtgctgatatgggtttaataattaattaaaaagttgtctaaatacctttttgcacaatagaattttttttcttatagtaaGACTTATTCCGAAGAGATATCCCTTttataaattctcaaaggcacaatgcttaaccaaggcctaagaggAGGTTTGGAgatagttttcaaccaacaatagacgcaccttggttataacctcattatctcaaggcagaccTCGCCGTTCTTTAAGTCATCAGACCACCAGAGAAGCCCCAAACAAACTCtacaagattaaggttgtgaggatgttgattgCCTAAATGTTAACGATAATGTCCCAGAAGTCGTTGCCAATCAGCCAAGTCGTCACCAGAGGTGATCTTAATCCaggttgaatttgatgaaaggTGTCAAAGTGTGTAATGATGGTTgtattgagaatttttttttttcaaagaatagACAGATAATGAGATAGAGGAATGTGGACTAGGATCGGATGTGATTGCAAGACTGGGTTTTTGGGTTCACTCTTTTTATTAACCATTAAATTACTaaacctatttgtaattttttttaaatttaattagacttgtgtgatccatttgtgtgtcacattaacacataacaaaatatttgacagaattgtgatggaatgactacattgatttgggacacttacttgtgagactacattgattgattttcaatttcagaaaccATTTTGATGTTGCAGATCAATTTCAGgaaccattttgatgtcgcaggccaatttcaaggaccatttgtgagaaaaaaaaatgacttatgGGACCCATTTatatgccacatcagcacttaatgaaatttttaacagaattgtgacggaatgatcacattgatttgcgacacctattttcagggggtacattgattgattttcaatttcaaagaccatattgatggtgagggtcaattttagggaccatttgtgataaaatcccaaGAAAAAAACATCATCATGACACACACCCTAATTCGTCATATTAATcctctcattctctctttcACACCAACCTCAATCCGGTTTTCTTACTCAAGAACTTCTCTTACATTAGGTCTTCCTCTTCAACTCCGTTGTATTCAGGTTTAAACTCTCCTCCTTCCCCTAATGTAACTTAAATAGTAATATGGCTTGTATTTTAAATAAGGATTTAGAGAAGGGACATTCACCAAAAACCCTTTACATATTATAACTAAAAAAACCAATTCGActaaaactttataaaaaaaacttaataccTTACTATTGCACTGTTAATACACTGTTATTACATCGTTAATATCCTGTTATTACACCATTAATACCATATTGTAAGGTATTAACTAGCGACCAAACTCACATTTTTGGACTAGCAGAGTTTGTCAAAATCAGATTCTAAGAGCTTTACCAAATATGTTAGTGGGAAACTTTGACAAAATGTTAAAATCTAGTGTTAAAAGCTCTACCAAACGAACCTTTAGCCCAAATCATCTTTcaataatttgacattaaaaGAATGAACCGTTTTGCTTGGTTGGGCATGGCTATTATCTAGTGCTCCTTCTTGGGCATGGTTGTTATCTTGTGCTTTTTGCTAAGAGAACAAAATCACAAGGCAAAGCTCCGATTACAACCCGAATCAACACGGTCAAAGTTAAAACCCCGATTGGTCACAAGAtccaaaattgtcacatcctggtccGGACCTCCACCACATTCCGGgttcgactctaccgtagcataatattgtccgctttgggccttgaccacgccctcacggttttgtttctgggaactcagatgAGAACTTcgcagtaggtcacccatcatgggattgatctcacgtgctactcgcttaatttcgaagttccgatagaacccgaagctagtgagctcccaaaaggcctcgtgataGGTAGAGATCCATTCCCCCGGACGATGTggaatgttacaatccaccccctttagaggcccgacgtcctcgtcggcacacttccgaccAGGGATTAGCTTTGATACCAAAAAGAGAATGCTttgaataataattttattattctCAATGAGAGGTATTCATACAAGGTGTACAACCCTAATGTAATAGGAAGAAAACTAATTACACGAGATTACAGGAAATTGCACAGAATTAATATCAATTAGGAATCCTACCTAAAAATACAAAGTCAACAAAGGGAACCCAAAATCCTTTTGATGAACAtagtttttaattgttattatCAAATCACGACTCTTCCATAACTGTacaggttgttagtcacaaaaGAGGCGATCCAAATCAGAATTAACTTACACTGAACACTGCTTAATTACTTTCAAATTTCAGTTTCGACAACATTATCTACATACAATTATATGtatgttatttttattaacatatTGAACTTGTACATGTAAATGAATTGCTAGTCAGATAGAAGCTCCACCTTTGAACACTTTGTTCCTGCTTTAAAACACAACCCACCcccaaaagacaaaaaaatcaatgaaatatcTGGGATGAACATATCTATCACTTCCTTCTAGTCATGCCCACATTAGAGCCTTGGTAAGGATAGGAACCCATCTTCGATCCAATGAACACCGAAGGAGCAGCAGCGGAAACACCCGCTTCTTCCTTAATGAAGGTGGGAGGCTGGAACTCCGACCTTGTCCTGCGGTGAGACGAGCCCTCTGCTGAATCCTGGCCGGTCAGCAGTGGATGGTAGCTACGGTTGGAGTTGCTCTCAGAAGCAGAAAACGATCTGATCATCCTGTGCTGAGGACTTTGCTTCTTGATTGCATGAATAAGAAATGGAATCAAACCTTCCATTTTTTGCCTTAACTTGCTAGACGATCTCTTGCTTTTGCTTTTAGCTCCTTGTCTTGTTGCAGATTATTGAAGAGGTACTTTGTTCTTGAAGAAGCACTTTGTTCTTTAGATATGTATTGTGATACAAGGCCGTCACGAAGCAGAGACTTATATACACAGACAATTGGGGGGTGCATGCGAGGCGGGTAATATACGTAGAATGACGCTTATGCCCTTCGATTGCGGGAAGATATTAAGGTTTCATGGGGGCTTGGGGGTAGTTTCCGGGTAGGGTTTTTGAATGGGGGGTTTGCATGGTTGACTTTGCAATGAATAAAGGCGTGTCGTGGAACATTTGGTGGGATTGCGATGGCTTTGAGTTTTCTTCACACATAAATCCAATCAGTAAGGTAAGGCGGCTATGCGCGTAGGATATCACTATGGATTGAATTCAAATTACACTTGGCTAAAGAAAATATATGGTTTGACCATCAACcggtgactttttttttttagtggatAACATAACACTATTAGGTGATAACCATCAAGGggagaccttttttttttttttttaaatggataaTACTGTCagataatattattattttatgttgtaAGATGgatgaacaacataataaaaATGTCATAGTTTTAGAATATATTAGAAAAAGCATACATTTTGTAATTTAAATGAAACAGTGTTTGGTTAAAAATTCTTCAAACAAGTGGGAAATGATATAAGAAATATTATTTCCTTGACTGGTATGAGGGATTGGGTGGAATTAGATCCTCTCCGGACATATAACACTGTTAGGTGAT
This genomic stretch from Pyrus communis chromosome 2, drPyrComm1.1, whole genome shotgun sequence harbors:
- the LOC137725675 gene encoding uncharacterized protein, which gives rise to MISQQSHKPHSDSVAATPKPAFKTMQSARNTTAFRSIFDAGELKSELENSGVKPSLIPYIWKQVIQNPDAQFDQIPSLPSAAYPLLNSKFKTLTSSVHKVMDSSDQLTTKLLIKLQNGALVEAVIMRYDSRLGKYDGKPRPGGPRSTLCVSSQVGCKMGCTFCATGSMGFKSNLTSGEIVEQLVHASRISPIRNIVFMGMGEPLNNYGSLVEAIHVMTGSPFHLSPKKITVSTVGIIHAIKKLHSDLPGLNLAISLHAPVQEIRCQIMPAARAFPLVKLMDTLQEYQKSTQQKIFIEYIMLDGVNDEEQHAHQLGKLLETFQVVINLIPFNPIGILSKFTTSNENKVTNFQKILRGTYGIRTTVRKEMGQDISGACGQLVVNLPNKRSTENTLTDIEDIQNLTLIFNHCNNIDRILSPAPSCTRPIQKFQFN